Proteins from one Pongo abelii isolate AG06213 chromosome 19, NHGRI_mPonAbe1-v2.0_pri, whole genome shotgun sequence genomic window:
- the TNFSF13 gene encoding tumor necrosis factor ligand superfamily member 13 (The RefSeq protein has 1 substitution compared to this genomic sequence) translates to MPASSPFSLAPKGPPGNMGGPVREPALSVALWLSWGAALGAVACAMALLTQQTELQSLRREVSRLQRTGGPSQNGEGYPWQSLPEQSSDALEAWENGERSRKRRAVLTQKQKKQHSVLHLVPINATSKDDSDVTEVMWQPALRRGRGLQAQGYGVRIRDAGVYLLYSQVLFQDVTFTMGQVVSREGQGRQETLFRCIRSMPSHPDRAYNSCYSAGVFHLHQGDILSVIIPRARAKLNLSPHGTFLGFVKL, encoded by the exons ATGCCAGCCTCATCTCCTTTCTCGCTAGCCCCCAAAGGGCCTCCAGGCAACATGGGGGGCCCGGTCAGAGAGCCGGCACTTTCAGTTGCCCTCTGGTTGAGTTGGGGGGCAGCTCTGGGGGCTATGGCTTGTGCCATGGCTCTGCTGACCCAACAAACAGAGCTGCAGAGCCTCAGGAGAGAGGTGAGCCGGCTGCAGAGGACAGGAGGCCCCTCCCAGAATGGGGAAGGGTATCCCTGGCAGAGTCTCCCGGAGCAG AGTTCCGATGCCCTGGAAGCCTGGGAGAATGGGGAGAGATCCCGGAAAAGGAGAGCAGTGCTCACCCAAAAACAGAAGA AGCAGCACTCCGTCCTGCACCTGGTTCCCATTAACGCCACCTCCAAGG ACGACTCCGATGTGACAGAGGTGATGTGGCAACCAGCTCTTAGGCGTGGGAGAGGCCTACAGGCCCAAGGATATGGTGTCCGAATCCGGGATGCTGGAGTTTATCTGCTGTATAGCCAG GTCCTGTTTCAAGACGTGACTTTCACCATGGGTCAGGTGGTGTCTCGagaaggccaaggaaggcaggagACTCTATTCCGATGTATAAGAAGTATGCCCTCCCATCCGGACCGGGCCTACAACAGCTGCTATAGCGCAG GTGTCTTCCATTTACACCAAGGGGATATTCTGAGTGTCATAATTCCCCGGGCAAGGGCGAAACTTAACCTCTCTCCACATGGAACCTTCCTGGGGTTTGTGAAACTGTGA